A stretch of the Candidatus Denitrolinea symbiosum genome encodes the following:
- a CDS encoding 30S ribosomal protein S10: MTKQKIRIRLKAYDHRVLDQSAKRIVETAERSGAHVVGPVPLPTKLERFTIRRSAFIDKDSHEHYEIRTHNRLIDVLDPDSKTIDMLMRLNLPAGVDIEIKI; the protein is encoded by the coding sequence ATGACCAAGCAGAAAATCCGCATCCGCCTCAAGGCTTACGACCATCGCGTCCTCGACCAGTCCGCCAAACGGATCGTCGAAACAGCCGAGCGCTCCGGCGCGCACGTCGTCGGCCCCGTACCCTTGCCAACCAAGCTGGAACGCTTTACAATACGACGCTCCGCTTTCATTGACAAGGATTCGCACGAACACTACGAGATCCGCACGCATAACCGCCTGATCGACGTGCTGGACCCGGACTCGAAAACCATCGACATGCTCATGCGCCTGAACCTTCCGGCGGGCGTGGATATCGAGATCAAAATCTAG
- a CDS encoding 50S ribosomal protein L3 translates to MLKGLIGKKIGMTQIFDERGVAQPVTIIEAGPCYVTQVRTPENEGYSAVQLGFGEQHPKRLSGGELGHLKAREIPPLRFLREFRSKTIDVNIGDKVTVETFAVGERVDVVGVSKGKGFAGTIKRHHFNRQPKTHGASDRVRAPGSSGATTTPGRVYKGTRRAGHMGSDRVTVQGLKVVLVDAERNLLGLHGAVPGPKGGVIMIKEARKQ, encoded by the coding sequence ATGTTAAAAGGGCTGATTGGCAAGAAGATCGGCATGACCCAGATCTTCGATGAGCGAGGCGTCGCGCAACCCGTGACCATCATCGAAGCTGGGCCATGTTACGTTACGCAGGTACGCACTCCCGAAAACGAGGGCTACTCTGCGGTCCAATTGGGTTTTGGCGAGCAGCATCCCAAACGGTTGTCGGGCGGCGAGTTGGGACATCTCAAGGCCAGGGAAATTCCTCCGTTGCGCTTCCTGCGCGAATTTCGCTCCAAGACCATAGATGTGAACATCGGCGACAAGGTCACGGTGGAGACTTTTGCCGTGGGCGAACGCGTGGACGTTGTCGGCGTCAGCAAGGGTAAGGGCTTCGCCGGTACCATCAAGCGTCATCACTTCAACCGCCAGCCTAAAACGCACGGCGCGTCCGACCGGGTGCGCGCGCCGGGTTCGAGCGGAGCCACCACCACCCCCGGCCGCGTCTATAAAGGGACGCGGCGCGCGGGCCACATGGGCAGCGACCGCGTCACCGTGCAGGGACTCAAGGTCGTATTAGTGGACGCCGAACGCAACCTGCTCGGACTCCACGGCGCGGTGCCCGGCCCGAAGGGCGGCGTGATCATGATCAAGGAGGCGCGCAAGCAGTAA